A region of Moorena producens PAL-8-15-08-1 DNA encodes the following proteins:
- the thrB gene encoding homoserine kinase, translated as MSVVSTVRVIVPGTTANLGPGFDCIGAALTVYNQFKVTRLESVNYGSLKLKIDVTGVEADKVSRDESNLVYRAFATLYERLGKTPPPVHLEIDLGVPLARGLGSSATAIVGGLIAANQLAGKPLSQQEVMELAIAIEGHPDNVVPALLGGCRLTGRGLAMKPQRPQRPQAKEQDWVVCEVAWSSDLVPVVAIPDFELSTQEARQVLPDSYSRADAVLNVASLGLLLRGLQSGKGDWIRVGLQDRIHQPYRQKLIPGYDAVEAAALDAGAYGMVISGAGPTLLALVSESKAPAVQEAMAVAWTDAGIQAQVRSLSLDSHGTKIALELSS; from the coding sequence ATGTCTGTTGTTTCTACAGTCAGGGTTATTGTGCCCGGTACTACCGCTAATCTAGGACCAGGTTTCGATTGCATAGGCGCAGCGTTAACTGTGTATAACCAGTTTAAAGTCACTCGCCTGGAATCGGTAAATTATGGATCACTCAAGCTTAAGATTGACGTTACTGGTGTGGAAGCCGACAAGGTTAGTAGAGATGAGAGTAATCTTGTCTATCGAGCGTTTGCAACATTATATGAGCGTCTGGGAAAAACTCCGCCTCCGGTACACCTAGAGATTGATTTGGGGGTGCCTTTGGCACGAGGATTGGGCAGTTCGGCAACAGCGATTGTTGGAGGATTGATTGCTGCAAATCAGTTAGCGGGTAAACCTCTGTCTCAGCAGGAGGTAATGGAGTTAGCGATCGCAATTGAGGGGCATCCTGATAATGTGGTTCCAGCGCTTTTGGGGGGATGTCGTTTGACCGGTCGAGGTTTGGCGATGAAACCCCAAAGACCCCAAAGACCCCAAGCAAAAGAACAGGATTGGGTAGTTTGTGAAGTTGCTTGGTCTTCTGATCTGGTCCCGGTGGTAGCAATTCCCGATTTCGAGCTTTCAACACAGGAGGCACGGCAGGTGTTGCCTGATAGCTACAGCCGTGCTGATGCAGTGTTGAATGTGGCCAGTTTGGGGTTGTTGTTGCGAGGTTTGCAGTCTGGTAAGGGGGATTGGATACGGGTCGGTTTGCAAGACCGGATACATCAGCCTTATCGCCAAAAGCTGATTCCTGGTTATGACGCTGTGGAGGCGGCAGCTTTGGATGCTGGAGCTTATGGCATGGTGATTAGTGGGGCAGGTCCTACTTTGTTGGCTTTGGTGAGTGAGTCAAAAGCACCAGCGGTTCAGGAGGCAATGGCGGTAGCTTGGACCGATGCCGGGATTCAGGCTCAAGTGCGATCGCTTTCTCTAGATTCCCACGGCACCAAGATTGCTCTGGAATTAAGTAGCTAA
- a CDS encoding serine/threonine protein kinase, protein MSNFPDLSSHHFKVIRELGHNRAGGRVTYLARNQVNHELVVIKQFQFAQRNSNWSDYETIEGEIQVLRGLNHPGIPRYLGSFQTTRGCCLVQEYKHAPSLAIPRSFDPEEIKQIAVGLLNILVYLQHRIPPIIHRDIKPENILVDETINVFLVDFGLARIGDSELAVSTVAKGTIGFMAPEQLFDKALSKASDLYGLGATLICLLTGTRSTTINTLIDEDYCLNFQHRLPQVSLGWLEWLQRMVELKPKDRFPDAETALEALKPIYVIRIPEAKLSQSYLELRAKKLGEKLTKTITICNTVPDTALESRWQIAPHVSDPPHTPYFHDWIRLDTADVNGNQGLCQITIDTSKLMADQTYEREVLIHTNAEQSTQVLPLKIHTAPVPIATKKLPYLSLALLIGLATTATWVETTAWEGIVSNSGTIGIAIATFVSVLVAMLGLTAAVTSGVISKLVARLRARFSIPLKAMDTVAAVFFAGVAALLVAGFGAKFRATDSAIATFAAVDAVVFMAAFEGEGVAQSCRKRGFSKILVLGVPVLSVALGISLGIGLKLGFLNVLVLIAILVTAVPLGVMILYPPLERLRQVKTYRKLERNLIKP, encoded by the coding sequence ATGAGCAATTTTCCAGACTTATCCAGTCACCATTTCAAAGTGATCAGGGAATTGGGTCATAATCGCGCTGGTGGGAGAGTGACCTACCTAGCCCGAAACCAGGTCAATCACGAATTGGTAGTGATCAAGCAGTTTCAGTTTGCTCAACGCAACAGTAACTGGTCAGACTATGAGACCATAGAAGGGGAAATTCAAGTGTTGCGGGGACTGAATCATCCCGGTATCCCCCGTTACTTAGGGTCATTTCAAACCACTAGGGGCTGTTGTTTGGTACAGGAATACAAACATGCTCCTTCCTTGGCAATACCTCGTAGTTTTGACCCGGAGGAGATTAAGCAAATCGCGGTTGGGTTACTCAACATTCTGGTTTACCTACAACATCGGATTCCTCCGATCATTCATCGAGATATCAAACCCGAAAATATCTTAGTAGATGAGACGATCAATGTTTTCCTGGTAGACTTCGGCTTGGCTCGGATTGGTGATAGTGAACTAGCGGTGAGTACTGTAGCCAAAGGCACTATTGGGTTTATGGCTCCGGAACAGTTATTTGATAAAGCCCTAAGTAAAGCGTCAGACTTATATGGGTTAGGAGCGACCTTGATTTGTTTACTAACTGGTACTCGATCGACTACGATTAATACTTTAATTGATGAAGACTATTGTCTCAATTTTCAGCATCGTCTACCTCAAGTAAGTTTGGGTTGGCTGGAGTGGTTGCAAAGGATGGTAGAGCTGAAACCTAAAGACCGTTTTCCTGATGCTGAAACGGCTTTAGAAGCTCTCAAGCCAATCTACGTTATCCGGATTCCAGAGGCAAAACTATCCCAATCGTATCTAGAGTTGAGGGCTAAAAAATTAGGGGAAAAACTGACAAAAACTATCACGATTTGTAACACAGTTCCAGACACAGCCTTAGAAAGCCGCTGGCAAATTGCTCCCCATGTCAGTGACCCACCCCACACTCCCTACTTCCATGACTGGATTCGATTGGACACAGCTGATGTTAATGGTAATCAAGGGTTGTGCCAAATTACGATAGATACCAGTAAGCTGATGGCAGACCAAACCTATGAGCGAGAGGTATTAATTCACACTAATGCTGAACAGTCAACTCAGGTTTTACCCCTGAAAATCCATACTGCTCCGGTACCAATTGCCACGAAAAAACTTCCCTATCTATCCCTAGCGCTATTGATTGGTTTAGCTACGACAGCTACTTGGGTAGAAACTACGGCTTGGGAGGGAATTGTGAGTAACAGTGGCACAATCGGGATTGCGATCGCTACTTTTGTCTCAGTCTTGGTGGCAATGCTAGGATTGACTGCGGCTGTGACATCTGGGGTGATCTCGAAACTGGTAGCAAGACTCAGAGCCAGGTTTAGTATTCCGTTAAAGGCTATGGATACCGTAGCAGCAGTGTTTTTTGCTGGAGTAGCAGCCCTGTTGGTAGCTGGATTTGGTGCCAAGTTTCGCGCTACGGATAGCGCGATTGCTACCTTTGCAGCAGTGGATGCGGTAGTGTTTATGGCAGCCTTTGAAGGGGAAGGAGTCGCTCAAAGCTGCCGAAAGCGTGGGTTTAGTAAAATCTTAGTCCTGGGAGTGCCTGTGTTATCGGTAGCCTTGGGCATTAGTTTAGGTATCGGTTTAAAGCTGGGATTTTTAAATGTGTTGGTACTGATCGCCATTTTAGTTACAGCAGTTCCCTTAGGTGTGATGATTCTCTATCCCCCATTAGAGCGTCTGCGGCAAGTCAAAACCTATCGGAAATTAGAAAGAAATTTGATCAAGCCTTAG
- a CDS encoding Rieske 2Fe-2S domain-containing protein: MSSSVLQSVTSQTKAVQELAAGGSDPEVFDWQEVWYPVSYVEDLDKSQPTRFTLLEQDIVLWWDKHEQMWRAFVDQCPHRLAPLSEGRINQDGRLECPYHGWAFSGTGQCEVIPQQKERGKAEISQRACVNSLPTTIAQGLLFVYPGQAENGAQTKVPIVDALEEDPDGWVCLNTFRDLPYDALTLMENVLDPSHIPYTHHRSVGNRANVSPVELEVVESGKWGFKGVWAEGPRKGTLGRQDTTFIAPGLMWHDLTSKQFGRTLTVVYATPIRKGECRLFARFPFKFSSKLPRLFLKLTPRWYSHIGQNNVLEDDQIFLHYQERYLEQQGGSGNFNKAFYLPTKADLFVFQLRFWVNYYSINPFPGKTLPPSLPKEVLLERYHSHTEKCASCRGALANLQRLRLGLAVGTALVWVLLPLLVFIHPEVSIVTVIILTVAVLMSGGVWWALGKLERQFYKGREIPPRNWPEK, from the coding sequence ATGTCTAGCAGCGTTTTACAGTCCGTAACCTCTCAAACTAAGGCAGTGCAAGAACTGGCAGCAGGTGGCTCTGATCCAGAAGTCTTTGACTGGCAAGAAGTTTGGTATCCTGTTTCTTACGTCGAGGATTTAGACAAATCCCAGCCCACTCGCTTCACTTTGTTAGAGCAGGATATTGTCCTCTGGTGGGACAAGCATGAACAGATGTGGCGAGCCTTTGTCGATCAATGTCCACACCGTTTGGCTCCACTGTCTGAAGGTAGAATTAATCAGGATGGACGGCTAGAATGTCCCTATCATGGCTGGGCTTTTTCCGGAACAGGCCAGTGTGAGGTCATTCCACAGCAAAAAGAAAGGGGAAAGGCTGAAATTTCCCAACGTGCCTGTGTCAATTCACTACCGACGACAATTGCTCAAGGGTTGTTATTTGTTTATCCTGGACAAGCTGAGAATGGGGCTCAAACTAAGGTTCCCATTGTTGATGCCTTAGAAGAAGACCCGGACGGTTGGGTTTGCTTGAATACGTTTCGGGATTTGCCTTATGATGCCCTAACATTGATGGAAAATGTACTCGATCCCAGTCATATTCCTTACACCCACCACCGCAGTGTCGGTAACCGCGCTAATGTATCTCCTGTGGAATTGGAGGTTGTAGAATCAGGCAAGTGGGGATTTAAAGGGGTTTGGGCAGAAGGTCCCCGTAAAGGTACCCTAGGACGACAGGATACTACCTTTATTGCTCCTGGACTGATGTGGCATGACCTCACCTCCAAGCAGTTTGGCAGGACACTAACAGTTGTGTACGCAACTCCCATTCGCAAGGGAGAGTGTCGGCTATTTGCCCGCTTTCCTTTTAAGTTTTCCTCCAAATTACCAAGGTTATTTCTGAAACTAACTCCTCGGTGGTATTCCCATATTGGGCAAAATAATGTTTTGGAAGATGATCAGATTTTCTTGCATTACCAAGAAAGATATCTCGAACAACAAGGGGGTAGTGGTAATTTTAATAAAGCGTTTTATTTGCCAACTAAAGCCGACCTATTTGTATTCCAGTTGCGTTTTTGGGTGAATTATTATAGTATCAACCCATTTCCAGGAAAAACTCTACCACCATCACTACCCAAAGAAGTTCTCTTAGAAAGGTATCATTCCCACACGGAAAAATGCGCGAGTTGTCGTGGGGCTTTAGCGAACTTGCAACGGTTAAGGCTGGGATTAGCTGTAGGGACTGCACTGGTTTGGGTATTGCTTCCGTTACTGGTATTTATCCACCCTGAGGTATCTATTGTTACTGTTATTATTTTGACTGTAGCTGTTTTAATGAGTGGGGGAGTTTGGTGGGCTTTGGGTAAGTTGGAACGGCAATTTTACAAAGGAAGGGAAATTCCACCCCGTAATTGGCCAGAGAAATAG
- a CDS encoding WGR domain-containing protein → MKLIKRTTLHYQAGNSDKIYEVDLCDLGNEQYIVNFRYGRRGKTLKESSKTAQPVALAKAQQVFDQLVGSKLKKGYQDVTEPSNSETQQEVNDLNTSNLTTSNLVTNDPRHQAILNAIAFGTAEPNANPDSSKGSSKWSQTRAIWRAGELKIPEATPLIIPLIGTDQPLKDYCIAWALGWCGDEHVIPHLQRLYETPSTPDFVKGIAWEAWMKLCDPSTQDLLRSQQIEQLPAELQSHIETDNPAQFSNALLTYLDSNDYTRFGVLDTLYQINNAQVRPALLDLLRTAPLRPNYFKAIRHIFKIAEYRQDAQVFGIIAYRLDTEPPMFHQSYWHKYYWDRNSRKYIPRSNYLGSPDAKRAYSNVTRDYLRRRVWRTLRKLGEECDRNYINLALEVLLQYSDSDGVPARTSTLYRWNYSNWTRTSYTRNWDSYAGYLTFNHILYTNSPRYQLMPNSQAWRCLDNYKPGDPEPDVREEAFPKLWEQHPEALLQLLLESHCHQVHQFAAKALRVCQSFCNQIDTETVIRLVNKPYPVTAQLGFELATQKYNSDNPDNPNLDLLLALANCQFPPARTQAHQWIQAIPTHLITASNLIIPLVISQHSDTRTFARQLLTQSIVSEATAKVLIGRIIVAVLELEPTQTDIAKDTAQTLLLGFTPQLRTLGMGVVLDLLQHPIPEIQELGARILFNHETPAADLPPELIESLLNASHQSVQGIGVQIFGQLPDQRLLQDYDLVLAIATNQQPHLRQGIRPVIQRLGQLYPEFVTQLATEIITLLQLPERHQGVHQDLVQLLREDLPSWMTSITKDNAMELLQAKSSAAQELVGLVLQANYTTWGLELETPDIVKLANHEILSVRQAAWAMIEQRLNRIRSDSQDMLAAVRLLEAKWQDSREFATQLFSQQITEQDWTPEVMVSICDSTRDDVRQFGRDLVLRTFQQSYGQDYLLKFSEHPSQDIQLFATNYLEQYALDNPDRLQDLIPYFISILSRVNRGRIAKQRVFAFLEGEAQKSQAAAKIVAEILTRQSITMAIGDKARSIQIMLKIHQSYPTIPLPIQVKPVSEVRGV, encoded by the coding sequence ATGAAACTGATCAAACGCACTACGCTCCATTATCAAGCTGGTAACTCAGATAAAATCTACGAAGTCGATCTGTGTGATCTTGGTAACGAGCAGTATATCGTTAACTTCCGCTATGGACGCCGTGGCAAGACCTTGAAAGAAAGTTCAAAAACTGCTCAGCCGGTAGCTTTAGCTAAAGCACAACAAGTGTTTGATCAGTTAGTTGGCTCAAAACTCAAGAAAGGCTATCAAGATGTAACTGAGCCATCAAATAGTGAGACTCAACAAGAGGTTAATGACTTAAATACCAGTAACTTAACTACTAGTAATCTAGTTACCAACGACCCACGCCATCAAGCCATTCTCAACGCGATCGCTTTTGGCACGGCAGAGCCGAACGCAAATCCAGATAGTAGTAAAGGCTCTAGTAAATGGTCCCAAACCCGAGCGATCTGGCGGGCTGGAGAACTTAAAATTCCTGAAGCTACGCCCTTAATTATCCCCCTAATTGGCACTGATCAACCCTTAAAAGACTACTGCATTGCTTGGGCTTTAGGATGGTGTGGTGATGAGCATGTAATTCCTCACCTCCAACGCTTGTATGAAACCCCTTCAACTCCAGACTTTGTCAAGGGGATTGCTTGGGAAGCCTGGATGAAACTCTGTGATCCATCAACTCAAGACCTGTTGCGCTCTCAACAGATAGAGCAATTGCCTGCCGAATTGCAATCCCATATCGAAACCGATAATCCTGCTCAGTTCTCTAATGCCCTACTTACCTATCTAGACAGTAACGACTATACTCGTTTTGGTGTCCTCGATACCCTATATCAAATTAATAATGCTCAAGTGCGCCCAGCACTACTAGACCTATTACGCACTGCTCCCCTACGCCCCAACTACTTCAAAGCCATTCGCCACATATTCAAGATTGCCGAATATCGACAAGATGCCCAAGTATTTGGCATTATCGCCTACCGCCTAGACACCGAGCCACCAATGTTTCATCAGTCTTATTGGCATAAGTATTACTGGGACAGAAATAGTCGCAAATATATTCCCCGTTCCAATTACCTCGGTAGTCCTGATGCTAAACGGGCTTACAGCAACGTAACTCGTGACTATCTACGGCGGCGGGTATGGAGGACTCTCAGGAAATTGGGTGAAGAATGCGATCGCAATTACATAAATCTAGCCCTAGAAGTATTACTGCAATATTCTGATTCTGATGGGGTGCCCGCCAGAACATCAACCTTGTATCGCTGGAACTACTCCAACTGGACTCGCACCAGCTACACTCGCAACTGGGACAGCTATGCTGGTTACTTAACCTTTAACCATATTCTCTATACCAATAGTCCCCGTTACCAATTAATGCCCAACAGCCAGGCATGGCGTTGTCTCGACAACTACAAACCTGGTGATCCAGAGCCAGATGTCCGAGAAGAAGCCTTTCCTAAACTTTGGGAGCAACATCCAGAGGCACTGCTACAGTTACTATTAGAAAGCCATTGTCATCAAGTTCATCAGTTTGCCGCCAAAGCCTTAAGGGTATGTCAGTCATTCTGTAATCAAATCGATACAGAGACTGTAATCAGACTAGTTAACAAACCCTACCCAGTAACCGCTCAACTCGGCTTTGAACTAGCAACACAAAAATATAATTCCGATAATCCCGACAATCCTAACCTAGACTTATTACTTGCCTTAGCCAACTGCCAGTTTCCACCAGCTCGTACTCAAGCCCATCAGTGGATACAAGCAATACCAACTCACTTGATCACGGCTAGCAACCTGATCATCCCGTTAGTCATCAGTCAACACTCCGATACCCGTACCTTTGCCCGTCAGTTACTGACTCAATCAATAGTAAGTGAAGCAACAGCCAAAGTATTAATCGGGCGAATCATTGTAGCAGTACTCGAACTAGAACCAACTCAAACCGATATCGCCAAAGACACTGCTCAAACCCTGCTTCTAGGTTTTACCCCCCAACTCAGGACATTGGGTATGGGAGTAGTACTAGATCTGCTCCAACACCCCATCCCAGAAATCCAGGAATTGGGAGCAAGAATCCTATTCAATCACGAAACTCCTGCCGCTGACTTACCACCCGAATTAATTGAATCACTCCTCAACGCTTCCCATCAGTCAGTGCAAGGGATTGGGGTTCAGATTTTCGGTCAACTTCCCGATCAACGCTTGCTACAAGACTACGACTTAGTATTAGCGATCGCAACCAATCAACAACCACACTTGCGTCAAGGTATTCGTCCAGTAATTCAGCGCTTAGGACAATTATATCCAGAATTTGTAACTCAGCTAGCTACAGAAATCATTACCCTATTGCAGCTACCAGAAAGACATCAAGGTGTTCACCAAGATTTAGTCCAACTGCTACGAGAAGACTTACCCAGCTGGATGACTAGCATTACCAAAGACAACGCGATGGAACTTCTCCAAGCCAAATCATCAGCCGCTCAAGAATTAGTAGGATTAGTACTCCAAGCTAACTATACCACTTGGGGATTAGAATTAGAAACTCCTGACATTGTCAAACTAGCCAATCATGAAATCCTATCCGTCCGTCAAGCCGCTTGGGCAATGATTGAGCAAAGGCTCAACCGTATCCGTAGCGATTCTCAAGACATGTTAGCCGCAGTGCGATTACTAGAAGCAAAATGGCAGGATTCCCGAGAATTTGCTACACAACTGTTTAGCCAACAAATTACCGAACAAGACTGGACACCTGAAGTGATGGTAAGTATTTGTGACAGTACTCGGGATGATGTTCGTCAATTTGGGCGGGATTTAGTCCTACGTACCTTTCAGCAGAGTTATGGTCAAGATTATCTCCTCAAATTTAGTGAACATCCCAGTCAAGACATCCAGCTATTTGCCACTAACTATCTAGAACAGTATGCCCTAGATAATCCCGACCGTTTGCAAGACTTAATTCCCTACTTTATCAGTATTTTGTCTCGGGTTAATCGCGGACGAATTGCTAAACAGCGCGTGTTTGCATTTCTAGAAGGTGAAGCCCAAAAAAGCCAAGCAGCTGCTAAAATAGTAGCAGAAATCTTAACACGACAATCCATCACAATGGCTATTGGTGATAAAGCCCGTTCAATTCAGATCATGCTTAAGATTCACCAAAGCTATCCTACTATTCCTCTTCCAATTCAGGTTAAACCAGTATCCGAAGTCAGAGGAGTGTAG
- a CDS encoding NAD(P)H-quinone oxidoreductase subunit 4 has translation MVSVNFPWITTIILLPLVASLLIPLIPSKWLRMIRWYALGVALLDFVLMIYGFWHHYDFRNSDFQLRESYTWIPQLGISWSVAVDGLSMPLIVLSGLVTTLAIVAAWKINHKPRLFYCLMLFMYSAQIGVFAAQDLVLFFLMWELELLPVYLLISIWGGKQRFYAATKFILYTAAGSVFILVAALMMAFAGDTVTFDMQTLGNRNYPIALELVAYAGFLIAYGVKLPIFPLHTWLPDAHSQASAPVSMILAGVLLKMGGYGLMRMNLEMLPHAHTYFAPVLAVLGVVNIIYGALLAFSQDNLKRRLAYSSISHMGFVLVGIASFTELGMNGAILQMLSHGLIAAALFFLSGVTYERTHTLAMAKMGGMAKEMPKAFALFTAGSMASLALPGMSGFVGELSVFLGVTTSSVYSSSFKVVIVLLAAVGLILTPIYLLSLLRQVFFGKNNSGLIIEKYLGDAKPREIFVTACLLIPIIGIGLYPKLVTQTYDVKTVAVAAQMRQSLPVIVQEESPLYSGTFTAPKLANTKAQPILGVTQY, from the coding sequence ATGGTCTCCGTAAATTTTCCTTGGATAACGACGATTATTCTGCTGCCCCTAGTGGCATCTCTGCTGATTCCGCTCATTCCCAGCAAGTGGCTGAGGATGATTCGTTGGTATGCCCTAGGTGTAGCCCTTCTGGATTTTGTCCTAATGATCTATGGGTTTTGGCATCATTACGATTTCCGAAACTCCGATTTTCAGCTCAGGGAAAGTTATACGTGGATACCCCAGCTTGGCATTAGTTGGTCTGTAGCAGTCGATGGCTTATCGATGCCTCTGATTGTGTTAAGTGGCTTAGTGACTACCTTAGCTATTGTTGCGGCTTGGAAGATTAACCATAAACCGCGTTTGTTTTACTGCTTGATGCTGTTCATGTATAGCGCCCAGATCGGGGTGTTTGCAGCTCAAGATTTAGTGTTGTTTTTCCTAATGTGGGAATTAGAGTTGCTGCCAGTGTACTTGCTCATTTCTATATGGGGAGGAAAACAACGCTTCTACGCCGCAACCAAATTTATTCTTTACACAGCAGCAGGTTCAGTTTTTATCCTGGTCGCCGCGCTAATGATGGCGTTTGCTGGAGATACAGTCACCTTTGACATGCAAACCCTAGGGAATCGGAATTACCCGATAGCTTTGGAACTAGTAGCTTATGCGGGTTTCTTAATTGCCTATGGTGTCAAGTTGCCGATTTTTCCGCTACATACTTGGTTACCAGATGCACACAGCCAAGCTTCTGCTCCAGTCTCGATGATATTAGCTGGGGTCTTATTGAAAATGGGTGGGTATGGACTGATGCGCATGAATCTAGAAATGCTTCCTCATGCCCATACTTACTTCGCACCAGTGCTAGCAGTATTAGGTGTGGTCAATATTATCTACGGTGCTTTGCTTGCCTTTAGTCAAGACAATCTCAAACGACGACTAGCTTACTCATCAATTTCCCACATGGGTTTTGTGTTGGTTGGCATTGCTTCGTTCACTGAATTAGGAATGAATGGAGCTATCTTACAAATGCTTTCCCATGGGTTAATCGCTGCTGCCTTATTCTTCCTATCTGGTGTCACCTACGAGCGTACTCATACCCTAGCGATGGCAAAAATGGGAGGAATGGCGAAAGAAATGCCCAAAGCATTTGCCCTCTTCACTGCTGGTTCCATGGCATCCCTAGCCTTACCAGGAATGAGTGGTTTTGTGGGTGAGTTGTCAGTCTTTCTTGGAGTCACCACTAGCAGTGTATACAGCTCGTCTTTCAAAGTCGTCATCGTTCTGTTAGCCGCAGTGGGATTAATCCTAACTCCGATTTATCTGCTTTCACTGCTCAGACAGGTATTTTTCGGTAAAAATAACTCTGGATTAATTATTGAGAAATACTTAGGGGATGCCAAGCCTCGCGAAATTTTCGTTACCGCTTGTCTGTTAATCCCTATTATTGGCATCGGTCTTTATCCGAAGCTAGTCACTCAAACCTATGATGTGAAAACTGTAGCGGTTGCTGCTCAAATGCGCCAATCCTTACCAGTGATTGTTCAAGAGGAATCACCTCTATACTCTGGTACCTTCACAGCACCAAAGTTAGCTAACACCAAAGCTCAACCTATTCTTGGGGTTACCCAGTATTGA
- a CDS encoding PAP/fibrillin family protein, whose translation MVVVDSEKRTSAKTALRQVLAACGGNTKDEAVIAAINHLSQLNPTTTPTRHGELLDNEWLLISAPNFPGGEQLADGQYAYTLGRLAFNMFQPTGLKLVIDRVLQPVFLLGDGQQRSYDIVVEFTTVDESMPQIRGIVRNKGVCYPVSDWVLQVQFTGGILAPHPSTNLKDWQGIFADQSPSSQKSLTEKLMSGFLKLMFGLVPPQGMNPETGEVAFTMKRSPKGRLQILYLDEELRIVRGEKGTVLVCDIDRCDNKREFNS comes from the coding sequence ATGGTAGTCGTAGATTCAGAAAAACGTACATCAGCTAAAACAGCTTTGCGTCAAGTGCTTGCCGCTTGTGGTGGAAATACTAAGGATGAAGCGGTAATTGCTGCAATTAATCATTTATCTCAACTCAATCCGACAACAACACCAACACGTCATGGAGAACTCTTGGATAATGAATGGTTGTTAATTAGCGCACCTAATTTTCCAGGAGGAGAGCAACTGGCAGATGGTCAGTATGCTTACACTCTCGGTCGTCTTGCTTTTAATATGTTTCAACCCACAGGATTAAAACTGGTGATTGACCGAGTTCTCCAACCTGTATTTTTGTTGGGAGATGGTCAACAGCGCAGTTATGATATCGTTGTGGAATTTACGACCGTTGATGAGTCTATGCCTCAAATCAGGGGAATTGTACGCAACAAAGGCGTTTGTTATCCCGTTAGTGATTGGGTGCTGCAAGTACAATTTACAGGAGGTATTTTAGCTCCCCATCCATCAACAAATCTAAAAGATTGGCAAGGCATTTTTGCTGATCAATCCCCATCTTCACAGAAAAGTTTGACAGAAAAATTGATGTCTGGTTTTTTGAAATTGATGTTCGGTTTAGTACCCCCCCAAGGGATGAACCCAGAGACTGGAGAAGTAGCATTTACCATGAAGCGATCGCCCAAAGGTCGTCTACAAATTCTCTATCTGGATGAGGAACTACGAATCGTTCGTGGGGAAAAGGGTACAGTTTTAGTCTGTGACATCGACAGGTGCGACAATAAGCGCGAATTTAATTCTTAA